The nucleotide sequence CACTGCACTCCATACACTCCCTTCAAAATTTAATATTGAttgatattaaattattaattatatatgctTTTTCGAGAAGAATGAATATATAGAAGAAGGTAGCAACACTTACCAGTTCTCTTTGAAGGTCCTCCTAAAACATCACCAGAACAAAAGCTTTGAATCAATGGAGATTCATCATCAATTGCTCCCTCCACCACCATTATTGTTTCTACAAATCCTTTAACCAAAAACGGAAAACCTTATTCAACTTAAATTAAatagcctatatatatatatatggacctATCAgcacttttattattattattttttcttttggtcAGCATCTTTCCTTTTATTATAATGGGAATGATGTTGGATTTGAATTTTCAGGGGATGCGACTTTCTTGATGGAAATTCTCAATATATATGATAAAATAAGGTAGAAACTTAGGTGgaatcgacttcacgtgaagttaataatTGAGAACCGTTAGATAGTTtgactgatttgattaaattttcgTCTAATagctctcagctatcaactttaTCTAAAGTTAActacacctgagtttccacctatgTTTTCTTCTAAGCAAAATGCAATAACTCATTGAGGATGAAAACGACCGAGGCTAACTGAAAAGGGTGGAATCGAAAGTTAATAATTGAGAACCGTTAGATAGTTtgactgatttgattaaattttcgTCTAATagctctcagctatcaactttaTCAACTTTATCctacacctgagtttccacctatgTTTTCTTCTAAGCAAAATGCAATAGCTCATTGAGGATGAAAACGACCGAGGCTAANNNNNNNNNNNNNNNNNNNNNNNNNNNNNNNNNNNNNNNNNNNNNNNNNNNNNNNNNNNNNNNNNNNNNNNNNNNNNNNNNNNNNNNNNNNNNNNNNNNNNNNNNNNNNNNNNNNNNNNNNNNNNNNNNNNNNNNNNNNNNNNNNNNNNNNNNNNNNNNNNNNNNNNNNNNNNNNNNNNNNNNNNNNNNNNNNNNNNNNNNNNNNNNNNNNNNNNNNNNNNNNNNNNNNNNNNNNNNNNNNNNNNNNNNNNNNNNNNNNNNNNNNNNNNNNNNNNNNNNNNNNNNNNNNNNNNNNNNNNNNNNNNNNNNNNNNNNNNNNNNNNNNNNNNNNNNNNNNNNNNNNNNNNNNNNNNNNNNNNNNNNNNNNNNNNNNNNNNNNNNNNNNNNNNNNNNNNNNNNNNNNNNNNNNNNNNNNNNNNNNNNNNNNNNNNNNNNNNNNNNNNNNNNNNNNNNNNNNNNNNNNNNNNNNNNNNNNNNNNNNNNNNNNNNNNNNNNNNNNNNNNNNNNNNNNNNNNNNNNNNNNNNNNNNNNNNNNNNNNNNNNNNNNNNNNNNNNNNNNNNNNNNNNNNNNNNNNNNNNNNNNNNNNNNNNNNNNNNNNNNNNNNNNNNNNNNNNNNNNNNNNNNNNNNNNNNNNNNNNNNNNNNNNNNNNNNNNNNNNNNNNNNNNNNNNNNNNNNNNNNNNNNNNNNNNNNNNNNNNNNNNNNNNNNNNNNNNNNNNNNNNNNNNNNNNNNNNNNNNNNNNNNNNNNNNNNNNNNNNNNNNNNNNNNNNNNNNNNNNNNNNNNNNNNNNNNNNNNNNNNNNNNNNNNNNNNNNNNNNNNNNNNNNNNNNNNNNNNNNNNNNNNNNNNNNNNNNNNNNNNNNNNNNNNNNNNNNNNNNNNNNNNNNNNNNNNNNNNNNNNNNNNNNNNNNNNNNNNNNNNNNNNNNNNNNNNNNNNNNNNNNNNNNNNNNNNNNNNNNNNNNNNNNNNNNNNNNNNNNNNNNNNNNNNNNNNNNNNNNNNNNNNNNNNNNNNNNNNNNNNNNNNNNNNNNNNNNNNNNNNNNNNNNNNNNNNNNNNNNNNNNNNNNNNNNNNNNNNNNNNNNNNNNNNNNNNNNNNNNNNNNNNNNNNNNNNNNNNNNNNNNNNNNNNNNNNNNNNNNNNNNNNNNNNNNNNNNNNNNNNNNNNNNNNNNNNNNNNNNNNNNNNNNNNNNNNNNNNNNNNNNNNNNNNNNNNNNNNNNNNNNNNNNNNNNNNNNNNNNNNNNNNNNNNNNNNNNNNNNNNNNNNNNNNNNNNNNNNNNNNNNNNNNNNNNNNNNNNNNNNNNNNNNNNNNNNNNNNNNNNNNNNNNNNNNNNNNNNNNNNNNNNNNNNNNNNNNNNNNNNNNNNNNNNNNNNNNNNNNNNNNNNNNNNNNNNNNNNNNNNNNNNNNNNNNNNNNNNNNNNNNNNNNNNNNNNNNNNNNNNNNNNNNNNNNNNNNNNNNNNNNNNNNNNNNNNNNNNNNNNNNNNNNNNNNNNNNNNNNNNNNNNNNNNNNNNNNNNNNNNNNNNNNNNNNNNNNNNNNNNNNNNNNNNNNNNNNNNNNNNNNNNNNNNNNNNNNNNNNNNNNNNNNNNNNNNNNNNNNNNNNNNNNNNNNNNNNNNNNNNNNNNNNNNNNNNNNNNNNNNNNNNNNNNNNNNNNNNNNNNNNNNNNNNNNNNNNNNNNNNNNNNNNNNNNNNNNNNNNNNNNNNNNNNNNNNNNNNNNNNNNNNNNNNNNNNNNNNNNNNNNNNNNNNNNNNNNNNNNNNNNNNNNNNNNNNNNNNNNNNNNNNNNNNNNNNNNNNNNNNNNNNNNNNNNNNNNNNNNNNNNNNNNNNNNNNNNNNNNNNNNNNNNNNNNNNNNNNNNNNNNNNNNNNNNNNNNNNNNNNNNNNNNNNNNNNNNNNNNNNNNNNNNNNNNNNNNNNNNNNNNNNNNNNNNNNNNNNNNNNttttttttttaaattgtataAGTTGAATTATTATTGAAGACTTGaccacttttaaattttaaaatgtgtGAGAACAACGGAGTATTTCAGCATTATAACTTCCACGCAAACGCTAGGAATGCAATTTTCTTCATTTCTCTCTCTTTGTGGTTCAAAGTACGCACGATAGAGAAATAGTTCATGGACAGTGCAATAAAAGCCAAAATTTTGGAACCTTCATTCGGCTCTTGCATGTTTTTCGGAAAGAAGTCACTACTCACTAGCAACTTGACATGCTTGAATTGAGTTAGTCTCAACTAAATCATATTTTCTAGCGAGAAGTCttagaaaacaaaaatttttagCCAAAACAAAAATTTTTAGCCAAAACTTACTATTTTTCGCTTTATTTAATGTACCCATAAGGATGTTTATGGATCGAATTCAATTCACATATCTGTGATATTTATTCAAATCCAATCTGAAAATTAAGAATATTGATCTAATTCACAAGGTTTTTCGCATGCTAAAAAGTTTGGATTGTAGATTTTAAATAGATATCCACATATCTGTATAtttgcaaaaataaataaataaataaataaatattcttcttatgttttatttcaattaataattattatatattttgtattattttatttttattatttaaaaaaatatatttaataatattttaagagtaaacatgtttaaaaaaataaaaaataatattttattaatattttttaataaaaataagtttttaaaatatttatgtatTTTGCGGATATATCAGATCGAATCCAAACTTAAAAGTTACAGATATTAAATCCAATCCGATCTGGATATATTCGATATCTGATCCAATTTGATCCACCGCTAATCCGATCCGACAATTTTAGTGTGAATCGAATCGAGCATCCTACAATAAACAAAtgataaataaaacaaattttctAAAACCTAGGTTCTTGAAATGAACCCAAAAATCCAAACTCCACAAGAGTTGCGAAATGCAGACTCCCAATAGAAACCTCTAGTAAAATATCCTCACCATAAGTCCATAACTCAATTAAGTGAAACGTTTTTCTTCTTCGATGCATAGAGCTAAAACTCGAAGTTTTTTGTGAGATGGAACATTGCCGGTAAAGTTCAGAAAAGAAAATGCTTATGGTGTATGCTACCTTCATTTCTTAATTACTCCTGTACTTTCATATACTATGCATTTATTTAGTAAAACCAAAAGGTGGAAAGAGGAACTGAATTAACTCATTACATTTGCATCAGGTTTAACAGAACAAAAACCTTTACAACCTAATTTCCcaaaccacaaaaaaaaaaaggaagaaaaataatactaataataatcataataataaggTAATATAAAATGGAATTTATCTCGTTAGGGAACAGGCTGGTCTTCAGAATTGGAATCTACATGTACATAAAAACTAGCTGCTACTATCAGATAGCAAAGCACAAGCATTACCCCCTTGAAGTAATTTGCAGTTCCTTCCTGCAAAATCAATAATGATTTACCATGTGTCGTTGTAAGCTCCGAACATCATAACGATACGCCACATAAATAGTTTTATTTCTCTACATTGGTAGTGTCAAAAGAGTTTTCCACTGTCGTCCAATCAGATGCTTTCATTTATACAAATTTGACATAGTGGCTGTGAGTCAAAACTATGTGGCGATATATGATTGGACGTGTGTAAAACTTTTTTAGGCTGACAATGTTTACAAATTAAATTCTCTTGGAAGGAAGAAAATAACCTGTAACATGAAGGCAACAACTATAACAGTTAGAAATAGTGCTGCTGTCTCAAAAAGTTGAAAGTTCAGGTCCAATGGTTGCCCCATTATCCACCCCATAACAACACAAAATGGTATCTGCACAATTAAACAGAGAAAAACTTCAAGGAACCAAACAACATAAGAATATTCGAAATCATATTAATACAGAAATTCAACATCATAAGATCTTTCTCCAAATACCCTAATCCAAGTGCAAAACTTGCAGCATCTTCCACAAAACAGAAGCACACAAACACAGGCAAAAGTTTAGAGAAAGCAATGTATGTTTGCTACCCTGACAAACAATTCAACAATAATACTTACAACGAACATAGATATCTGTGTGGACGACCCTATCGCTACTCCCAAGGAGATGTCCTGAAaggagtaaaattataaaattgaaaaGTTATATTAATGTTAGAGGAAGAGCAGAAGAAGTGAAGAAAGCTCACTAATTTATCTTTCATGGCAAACATGATAGCACTAGCATGTTCTGCTGCATTCCCCACCAGTGGAAGCAATATGACACTAATGAATGTTACAGGTATGTTCCATGAATTAGATGCTCCCTGTTACACAGTTGatcaaacagaaatgtaaatttcataaaaaattatagagaaaaggacaaataggtccctgaccttttgtctcGCGGACATTTTTgttcctgaccattgaaaaacacttttaagtccctgactttcacaaaatttggacggatcagtccctccgtccaaatgcctccgtcagggactgatccgtccaaatgactccgtcagggactgatccgtccaagttttgtgaaggtcagggacttaaaagtatttttcaatggtcagggacaaaaatgtccgcagagcaaaaggtcagggacctatttgtccttttctcaaattTCTAAAGAGAAAAGTACTGAAAATTTTCATTCATTTAAATACTTGGTATCTAAGAAAAGTCATTTTCTTGTAAAATATTCTCAAGACAAAATGACATTTCAATTAAAATCAAATCAAGCATTTAGAGTGATTTGAATGGATTAAGGACAACTCAAgtttaaaatagagaaaaagattTTACTTCAAAAACATCAAACCTATGAATGGCAATGCAATGGCATCATATGCTAACAAACATGCATACATAAAACATGATATGCTAAGTAATGATTATAttatcttccttttttttttctttgacaaGGAAGTAATAATTATATTTCAATCAAACATATAAACTCAAATGAGAATCTACTTGAGTTTCTCTACCTCTGAAAGGGTATGAGTGTTATATTTCGGGTAGCAATAAAAAAGAAACACAAGAACCTCAAACAGATAAATGCTATGTGAAAGAGGAACATGAAACATTATCCACCTCTATAGCGCCAACCAAATATTCGGAAAGAATTGATATCCAAGCAGTCATAACCGAAAGCCAGATTATTGATTCCCATTTAGAAATTTCAGGAGATTCATCGTCAGTTGAGTTGTCGCCTGTCTCTCTCTCTTCCTAAATTGGTTAGCCAAGATGTTATTATGTCAGTACAAGAAGCAAAACCCAGCCAAGCCATGACTTGTATCCCAATAATGAACATTGAACATATTACAAAAGCTCTTGGTGAGTGCAGAAGATTTAAGAAAATCGCAAAACTGAAAAATCTCTTTACTTGTACAAGTAAGTGATGGGGGGAAAAAAAATCCTAGCTAGCCAATCATCCACAGGTTTCTTTGGTCTTTCAGATATTAATATCCCTGGAAAACCTGGATGAAAACTTCTCCAAAATAATTCCTCAGGAATAAAAACATGAACCAAACTTAAAAATCTTGGTGTGAATTTTAATCCCTAAGGGGATCAGAAATGGCAGACATATCTATTGGGACATATTACAAATAGTGTGAAAAATTGATAAACGGAGACAGTTATTTTGAACAAATCAAATTCTACTAGTCTGCAACATATATATAGACTCTGCTAATCTGCATTCTGTTCAAGATATATATTATTATCCTAAATAGTCCCTGTCTCATAATCCCGTACTTTAATTCAAACAAATCTACCACATGGCACTCCATTAGCATATACTGTACATGCACATATAATAGAGTGACCGAGGAAGCAAAAGCCAAACAATTCTACCAACCTCGTTCGCAGAGATATAGAGACCACTTTGACTTCTCAACTGGAAAAATAAGTATGCAGCATAGGCCACAAGCATGACACAGCTGCTGAATCTTGAAAGCGCCAGTTCTGACTTCCCAAAATGCACCTCAGTTCGTGTATAATGAAGAACAGCTGGAAAAAGTAGGCCCATAACTGCCATAAGCAGCAATCCTGAATTCACCGTAGCAGCTGCCTGAATGCTAATTTGAATCAgctacagtttttttttttttatgaaatgaaAATCGGGAAGAAAATCAAAGAGGCAGACAGTTAACATGTCTACCTTGTTAAATACTTGTTCCTTCTTGCTGAAAACAATACCACCACTTAAGAATGCACATCCAAGCACAAGCAACATGTTTGACAAAATTGAACCCAGCAGCGAGAGCTGGACTACTCGTGTCAATCCACTTTTCAGAGCATATAACGAGATTATTAATTCTGTTGCATTTCCAAATGTAGCATTTAAAAGACCCCCAACTGCAAGATAAAATGGAATAAGTGGGAAATAAAATACCACAACTTAGATATCACAGAGAGAAAATAAATGCACATTGTATGATTAAAGTGAATAACAGGAATCAGTACTTTCAAATGTAATATACCATTTAAATCAAGATTAAGAGAGACTTGTCCTAATAATTATTCCCTATGTTACAAAATATCTGCCAAAAAACTTTGGAAACTTGTTACATTAATAGTTCAAGGTATCTAGATATAATTTGTATCAAGATTAAGTTATGAATGTTTCATAATTTTATTGCATAGTGCAGTTTTAAGTTATTTCAGCATCAAAACTGGGTTGATTTTAGAAGAAGATCAAAGGTAAAATGTTATTTATCGGAACTGTTTACAAAATTGCATACCTGTATCTCCAGTGTAAAATGCAAGTTGCCTATATAAGACCAAGAAAAGCATATCATTAGCAaccataaaaagtaaaaaaatttaagaaaaacttCAGAAAAAAAGAGCACAATATAATATTACTCTGTGGCATAACCGAGCCGCTCTGCCAAAGGCATTATCCCCAGTAAACTAAGACCGAAGACCCAGCCCTGCAATTGACCTAAACAAATCAATATTTGATATTTACCCGAAAATGCAGGTAAGTAAAGAATTTAGTGAACTACAGCTCACATGATGACCAGTCAATTTCTGAACAAGAATCGCAAGAGGCCCAAAAGGCATAAGCAAGTTGAGTCTGTTCGAGAAAACCACAAGCCGTATGCTCCTGTAAATAATGCCCCCCAATGTTTCGCTGCGAACAGTGAGCGATTCTCCGGGATGTGATCCACGTGCAGCCATAGTAGATTCTGGCTGGTGATAAGCTATTTCAGGGCTAAAAGGAACTTGATCCTCAAACTTGTTTGTTGGTCTTCCATTCGAAGAATTCATCTGGTACTCGGACAATGTATCATCAAGTTTTAGATCGATTATCGAAAGAATGTTGCATATGAACACTAAGTTTGTGAGCAAAGAAGTTCCAGTAGCACACTAGTTTGGAATTCTGAACTTGACTTTTGAAAAACATTTTACTAAtaatagaaaaaggaaaaagaaaagaaaagaaaaaagatgacTAAATCTATGTTGCTTTTGGCACTTGAATCATTGTACTATAAAAGCCATCATTTTCCTAATGATGAACATTGCAGATCTCCCACATTGTTTTATGCAActcacattaaaaaaaaaaaaaggtacaaaTCCAAAAATCTTACTGTATctaacacaaaaaaaatattaccCCGTATTCATATAAAATATATCCACAAAATTaagttttctttcattttctatttTGGGGAAAAAATTACAATCCCAATTCctaaaaataagaaaaggaatCAAAGGCGTAATCAGAATGAATTAAAGAACACAC is from Arachis ipaensis cultivar K30076 chromosome B01, Araip1.1, whole genome shotgun sequence and encodes:
- the LOC107613165 gene encoding vacuolar cation/proton exchanger 5 isoform X3 translates to MESRVEVKQPTLNTSGFSDDLPETRKMNSSNGRPTNKFEDQVPFSPEIAYHQPESTMAARGSHPGESLTVRSETLGGIIYRSIRLVVFSNRLNLLMPFGPLAILVQKLTGHHGWVFGLSLLGIMPLAERLGYATEQLAFYTGDTVGGLLNATFGNATELIISLYALKSGLTRVVQLSLLGSILSNMLLVLGCAFLSGGIVFSKKEQVFNKAAATVNSGLLLMAVMGLLFPAVLHYTRTEVHFGKSELALSRFSSCVMLVAYAAYLFFQLRSQSGLYISANEGASNSWNIPVTFISVILLPLVGNAAEHASAIMFAMKDKLDISLGVAIGSSTQISMFVIPFCVVMGWIMGQPLDLNFQLFETAALFLTVIVVAFMLQEGTANYFKGVMLVLCYLIVAASFYVHVDSNSEDQPVP
- the LOC107613165 gene encoding vacuolar cation/proton exchanger 5 isoform X2: MNSSNGRPTNKFEDQVPFSPEIAYHQPESTMAARGSHPGESLTVRSETLGGIIYRSIRLVVFSNRLNLLMPFGPLAILVQKLTGHHGWVFGLSLLGIMPLAERLGYATEQLAFYTGDTVGGLLNATFGNATELIISLYALKSGLTRVVQLSLLGSILSNMLLVLGCAFLSGGIVFSKKEQVFNKAAATVNSGLLLMAVMGLLFPAVLHYTRTEVHFGKSELALSRFSSCVMLVAYAAYLFFQLRSQSGLYISANEEERETGDNSTDDESPEISKWESIIWLSVMTAWISILSEYLVGAIEGASNSWNIPVTFISVILLPLVGNAAEHASAIMFAMKDKLDISLGVAIGSSTQISMFVIPFCVVMGWIMGQPLDLNFQLFETAALFLTVIVVAFMLQEGTANYFKGVMLVLCYLIVAASFYVHVDSNSEDQPVP
- the LOC107613165 gene encoding vacuolar cation/proton exchanger 3 isoform X1, with amino-acid sequence MESRVEVKQPTLNTSGFSDDLPETRKMNSSNGRPTNKFEDQVPFSPEIAYHQPESTMAARGSHPGESLTVRSETLGGIIYRSIRLVVFSNRLNLLMPFGPLAILVQKLTGHHGWVFGLSLLGIMPLAERLGYATEQLAFYTGDTVGGLLNATFGNATELIISLYALKSGLTRVVQLSLLGSILSNMLLVLGCAFLSGGIVFSKKEQVFNKAAATVNSGLLLMAVMGLLFPAVLHYTRTEVHFGKSELALSRFSSCVMLVAYAAYLFFQLRSQSGLYISANEEERETGDNSTDDESPEISKWESIIWLSVMTAWISILSEYLVGAIEGASNSWNIPVTFISVILLPLVGNAAEHASAIMFAMKDKLDISLGVAIGSSTQISMFVIPFCVVMGWIMGQPLDLNFQLFETAALFLTVIVVAFMLQEGTANYFKGVMLVLCYLIVAASFYVHVDSNSEDQPVP